In Paenibacillus larvae subsp. larvae, the following proteins share a genomic window:
- a CDS encoding helix-turn-helix domain-containing protein, which produces MYLECGLGYKRVAKELNIPEASIRRWVKYYENEGMAGLEEKRGKSKGLNKGRPRKNPLSPEEELIRLRAENEYLKKLWALQRRGRKT; this is translated from the coding sequence ATGTATCTTGAATGTGGTTTAGGGTATAAACGCGTTGCTAAAGAGTTAAATATTCCAGAGGCTTCAATAAGACGCTGGGTTAAATATTATGAAAATGAAGGTATGGCTGGGCTAGAAGAGAAACGTGGGAAATCAAAAGGTTTGAACAAAGGCAGGCCGAGAAAGAACCCTCTGAGCCCTGAGGAGGAATTAATTAGATTGCGTGCGGAGAATGAATATTTAAAAAAGCTTTGGGCGCTACAAAGGAGGGGAAGAAAAACGTAA
- a CDS encoding IS3 family transposase encodes MDEAQRRIEEYIHFYNQSRPQRKLKKLTPVE; translated from the coding sequence TTGGATGAAGCACAAAGACGAATTGAGGAATATATTCATTTTTACAACCAAAGCCGACCACAACGAAAATTAAAGAAGCTGACGCCGGTTGAGTGA